TTAagaggaagaagggagagaaaatagaaagaaagaaccTTGAGAAGAGgatgaaaagagagagagatagtGGATAATGTGAGTGAGAAAGAAGTgagaggagaggaagaagaagaagaagataaagaagatagatagagaagaagaagaaggaagaagaaaagaggaagaaagaaattaggattgggaaAGATAGAATTAGAATTAGGGAGGGAGAAAGAATGAGAACTGGCGGCGCTGGGATTTAGTGGTGCGGCGCAACTAACGCAGACGCGCATTGCGTGCGTCTGTGCAGATTACGCAGAAGGGTAGGGGTGCGTAGGcgtcaggtgcgcgtacgcgtgggttggtTTGTGCTTATAGCACAATACCCGCCCCAgaccagcacaactctctggtcgAACCAGGTTTTACGTCGATTTCGACATCGACGCGGATGCGCCGTTGGCGCTGATGCATCGGTCGCCAAGAGAAGAAACGGCACGCACGCGTACagtacgcatacgcgtgggttaGAAGGTGCCTAAAGCACGTTTCCAACCTAGCTCCCACGCGACTCTCTATTCAAACTCACCCAATTCACATTCACAAgggacgcggacgcgcactagGAGCGGGCGCGTTGATCTCCttgttttttttaatgcaaataTGCAAATGTAAATGCATACTATATGCAGAATAATGAGAAGAGTCACTAAATAAAGCTAAAAAGAGAGAAGGGAACGATCATatcatggtgggttgtctcccacccagcacttttCTTTAACGTTCTTAAGTTGGACAGTCCACTAGCTCAGTCTTCCGCTGTGGGTGGATCCTCCAAAAGGAAGATCTCCAGCTCCTTGCTTTTCTTCATTGTCTCACCATGATATAGCTTAAGGCAATGTCCATTTACCTTGATGAATTTGGAGCTTGAAGGATGACTTAGGTGAAAGACTCCGTATGGCTCTGCCTTCTCTACCCTATAGGGGCCTTCGCATCTTGATCTcagcttgcctggcatgagccaTAGTCTGGAGTTGTAAAGAAGAACTAATTCCCCAAGTCTGAACTCTCTCCTTTTAATGTGCTTATCATGCACAGCCTTCATCTTCTGTTTGTACAGCCTGGAGTTATCATACGCTTCTAGGTGAAGGTTCTCTAACTCTTGTAGTTGCATcttcctttcagctccggcCCTCTCAAATCCCATGTTGATTTCTTTTACTGCCTAGAATGCCTTGTGCTCTATCTCGACTGGGAGGTGACAGGCCTTTCTATAAACTAAGTGAAAGGGGCTCATCCCTATAGGTGTCTTATACACTGTTTGGTATGCTCAAAGTGCATCTTGTATcctggtgctccagtccttCCTATTAGGCTTGACTATCTTTTCCAGgatacgctttatctctctATTAGACACCTCTGTTTATCCGTTAGTCTGCGGGTAGTAAGTAGTTGCTACCTTGTGAATAATGCCATGCTTCTTCAGCAGAGCGGTCAGTCTCCTGTTGGAAAAATGGGTTCCTTGATCACCCAGGATTGCttgtggtgatccaaagcgacagataatatggtttctaataaagaaacaacagtgttagcatcatcagcaCGGGtgggaattgcttccacccatttggaaacataatctacagctaacaatatatagaCAAAACCGCTAgagtttggaaatggacccatgaagtcaataccccaaacataaaaaatctcACAGAACAACATAATTTATTGGGGCATCTCAACCCTCTTGGATATATTACCGAACCTCTGGCATGGGGAACAAGATTTATGGTAACAAAATCATGGTACACAACTTCGTGcagctaaccagcaagtgcactgggtcgtccaagtaataccttacgtgagtaagggtcgatcccacagagattgcccgcttgaagcaagctatggttatcttgtaactcttagtcaggagattaatgataaaaatgatttttgtttatgaagaataaataacatgaaataaaaagTACTTGTGATTCAGAAATGAgaaataggttgaggttttggagatgctctgtcttctgaatctctgctttcctactgttatcttcttcacgcacgcaaggctcattccatggcaagctgtatgttggtagatcaccgttgtcaatggctaccatctgtcctctcattgaaaatggtccaactacgagttacgtagggctaatcatctgtcggttctcactcgtgctggaataggatccattgatccttttgcacactgtcactgcgcccgatatttgtgagtttgaagctcgtcacagtcacccCTTCCAAgattctactcggaataccatagacaaggtttagactttccggatctcaagagtgctgccaattgattctagcttataccacgaagactctggttCCACGGATTTAAAcgctctattgtcaggagaggcaatcaaactcgtgaactaggaacccaagagatacacactcaatctaaggtagaacggaagtggttgtcaggcacgcgttcataagttgagaatggtgatgagtgtcacggatcatcgcattcatcatgttgaagtgcgaatgaatatcttagaatagaaacaagcgtcattgaatagaaaacagaaataattacattaatccatcaagacacagcaaagctcctcacccccaaccatggggtttagagactcatgctatAAAAGATACAAATTCATGTGTAAAATTTCAtaaggtacaaaataaatctctaaaagtagtttttatactcaactaataatctaggtttatagaaaatgagtaaactaagatagatagtgcagaaatccacttccggcgctcacttggtgtgtgattgggctgaacattgaagctttcacatgcataggctatttctggagttaaacgccagctttggtgccagtttgggcgtttaactccagcttttatgccagttctggcgtttaacgctagaaaagggtagaaagttggcgttaaaacgccagtttgcattaTCAAaactcggacaaagtatgggctattatatattgatggaaagcccaagatgtctactttccaacgcaattaagagcacatcaattgggcttttgtagctccagaaaattcattttgagtgcagagaggtcagaatccaacagcatctgcagtcctttttcagcctctgaatcagatttttgctcatgtccctcaatttcagccagaaaatacctgaaatcatagaaaaacacacaaactcatagtaaagtccagaaatgtaatttttgcataaaagctaataattatatactaaaaactaactaaatcatactaaaaactacctaaaaataatgccaaaaagcgtataaattatccgctcattaatTTACAAAAGGCAGCagcatctttaaaaagagtaggcaACCAAAATCCACAGTCTAAAATTTTTCAGGCTATcttttgagggccaaaatgtccaccACTCTCAGAGGAGTGA
This sequence is a window from Arachis stenosperma cultivar V10309 chromosome 10, arast.V10309.gnm1.PFL2, whole genome shotgun sequence. Protein-coding genes within it:
- the LOC130957022 gene encoding uncharacterized protein LOC130957022, with protein sequence MGFERAGAERKMQLQELENLHLEAYDNSRLYKQKMKAVHDKHIKRREFRLGELVLLYNSRLWLMPGKLRSRCEGPYRVEKAEPYGVFHLSHPSSSKFIKVNGHCLKLYHGETMKKSKELEIFLLEDPPTAED